The Halobaculum magnesiiphilum genome contains the following window.
GGGCGCGGAGGACGCGGCCGACAAGCTGGTCACCGTCCGGTCGCTGAAGTCCATGCTCGGCGTCGAGGACGACGAGGCGGGTCCGACCCGCGTGCTCGACGACGACGAGCTGACGGGCGAGCTCGAGGAGCTCCGCGAGGAGGTCAACGCGCTCGACGACCGGCGCGACGAGATCCGCTCGCAGCTCCGGTCCGTCGAGGAGCGCATCGAGGCGGTCGAGCCCTTCGCGGAGCTGGGTATCGACCTCGACCTGCTGCAGGGGTACGACTTCCTCCAGGTCGCGGTCGGCGAGGGCGACCGTGACGCCGTCGAGCGCGCCGTGCTCGACGCGCCCGGGCTCACCGAGTACCAGGTGTTCGGCGACGACGTGATCGCCGTCTTCGCGCGCCCCGAGCGTGACGCCGACGAGAGCGCCCTCACGGACGCGCTGGTGAGCGCCGAGTTCGCCGCCCACGAGGTACCCGACGTCGAGGGCGACAGCGTCTCGCCGGAGGCGTACGTCGACGACCTGGAGAGCCAGCGACAGTCGCTGGAGTCGGACCTCGAATCGGTCGAGGCCGAGATCGAGGCGGTGCGGGCGGACGCGGCCGGCTTCCTGCTGGCCGCCGAGGAGAAGCTCGCTATCGAGGTACAGAAGTCGGAGGCTCCCCTGTCGTACGCGACGACGCGCAACGCGTTCGTCGCCGAGGGGTGGATCCCCACCGACAGCTACACCGAGTTCAAGTCGGCGGTGCAGGACGCCATCGGTAGCCACGTCGAGATCGAGGAGATCGAGCGCGCGTCCTTCGGCGCGGACGGCGAGGTGCAGGTCCGCGAGGACGTGCCGCCGGCCGTCGAGGACGCCGGTCCCGAGGAGGGCGCCGAGGCGACCGCCGACGGCGAGTCCGAGCAGCGACGCGCGGTCGCGGACGGCGGCGGCTCGGTCGTCATGCGCAACGACGACCCGCCGGTCGTCCAGGACAACCCCGGGCTCGTCTCCCCGTTCGAGGTGCTCGTGCAGGCGGTCGGGCGCCCGAACTACCGCGAGTTCGACCCGTCGGTGATCCTGTTCCTCACGTTCCCGGCGTTCTTCGGGTTCATGATCGGCGACCTCGGGTACGGGATCCTCTACACCGCGATCGGCTACTTCCTGTACTCGAACTTCGACTCGAAGGCGTTCAAGTCCATGGGGGGCGTCACCATCGCCGCGGGGCTGTTCACCGCGGTGTTCGGCGTCTTCTACGGCGAGTTCTTCGGGCTGCACGTCATCTCGACGTACTTCTGGGAGGGCGTCGTCGGCCTCTCCAGCGCTCCGATCCACAAGGGGCTCCAGCCCGCTGACATCTACTGGGCGCAGGCGTGGCTCGTCGTCTCGACGGTCGTCGCCCTGTTCCACCTGAACATCGGGTACGTCTTCGGCTTCCTCGAGGAGCTCGAGTTCCACGGGGCGAAGGCGGCGATCACCGAGAAGGGCTCGTGGCTGCTGGGCATGAACGGCCTCTGGCTGTTCGTGTTCAGCCGGCTGTACGAGGCGAAGAAGCCCGCGTTCATCTTCACCGTCTTCGACGGCTCGGGCGCGGCGCCGGAAGCGTCCGGCGAGTTCGCCTCCACGGCGTTCGCGCTCGGCTTCAACGGGTTCTCGCCGACCGTCGGCATGCTCGGGCTCGGGCTGTTCGCCCTGGGCGCGCTCCTGCTGGTGCTCGGCGCGCCGGCGGAGATCCTCGAGATCTTCGACGTGCTCGTGAACGTGCTGAGCTACACTCGTATCGCCGCGGTGCTGCTCGCGAAGGCGGGGATGGCGTTCGTCGTCAACCTCCTGTTCTTCGGGGCGTACCAGACGGCCGACGGCGAGTTCCACTTCATGCTCACCCACGGCCCCGAGTACTACGCCGCCGAGTACGGTCGCGAGGCGATCATGTTCGGCGGGCTGGTCCACGGCGGCGCGGCGGCGCTCGTGGGCGGCCTGGTGATCCTCGTGCTCGGGCACCTGCTCGTGCTCGCGCTGGGCGTCACCTCCGCCGGCCTACAGGCGGTCCGTCTCGAGTACTACGAGTTCTTCTCGAAGTTCTTCGAGGGCGGCGGCACGGAGTACGAGCCGTTCGGCAGCGAGCGGCGCTTCACCGTCAACGAGTAAGCGTCGCGTCGGGGGTCGCTCCCGAGGCGACCCGCGCCCACGTTGCGGCTTCGGTCGGGCCGATCGGATGGGGTTGGTTGACACGGTAGCGACGCGTGACGACCGTGTATTCGGCCGTCTCGTCGTTCGTTTTGGGAAGCTTTATGCACTCCACAGGTGCAACCACGACTTGTCCGGAGTTAGGCATCCGCCTACCGAATACCATGCTCGAAATCGCACCCGAACTCGCTAACGTTGTACTGCAGGAAGGTAGTAACGCCCCGGCCATCCCGTCCGCGTCCGCCGCGGCGCTGGCGGTCGGTCTGGCCGCCTTCGGCGCCGGCTATGCCGAGCGCGGCATCGGCTCGGCCGCCGTCGGCGCCGTCGCCGAGGACGAGGACCTGTTCGTCACGGGCCTGATCTTCACGGTCCTGCCCGAGACCCTCGTCATTCTCGCACTGGTCACTATCTTCCTGGTCTAAACCGCCCCCTCCCTTTCCACCATGAGTCTGGAGACAGTCGTCGAAGACATCCGAGACGAGGCCCACGCGCGTGCGGAGGACATCCGTGAAGAGGCCGAAGAGCGCGCCCAGGAGATCGTCGCGGAGGCCGAGGAGGAGGCCGAGAGTATCGTCGAGGAACGAGAACAAGCGGTCGAGCGGCAGATCGAACAGGAGCGTGAGCAGACGCTCTCCGCGGCGAAGCTGGAGGCGAAACAGCAGCGACTCGAGGCGCGCCGGGACGTGCTCGCCGACGTGCGCGAGCGGACCGAGGCGGCCATCGCCGACCTCGAGGGCGAGGAGCGCGAGGAGCTGACCCGCGCGCTGCTCGATGCGGCGGCCCCCGAGTTCGACGACGGCGAGACGGTCTCCGTCTACGGGCGCGCCGACGACGAGGACCTGCTGACCGACGTGCTCGACGACTACGACGGCTGGTCGTACGCCGGCGAGCGAGAGTGTCTCGGCGGCGTCGTCGTCGAGAGCGAGGAGTCGCGCGTCCGTGTGAACAACACGTTCGACTCGGTCCTCGAGGCGGTCTGGGAGGACAACCTCAAGGAGCTGAGCGACCGACTGTTCGACGATGAGTAGCCGCGCCGGCACGTCGAACCCCGAGTACGTGAACGCCCGCGTCCGATCGCGACGGGCGTCGCTGTTCGAGGAGGACGACTATCGGAAGCTGGTCAGGATGAGCCCGGCGGAGATCGCCCGGTTCATGGAGGAATCGCCGGCGTACGAGGAGGAGATCAACGCGCTCGGGTCGCGGTTCTCGGGCGTCGACCTCATCGAGTACGCGCTGAACGCGAGCCTCGCCGACGACTTCGAGGACATCCTCCGCTGGTGTGAGGGTGAGCTGTACGGGCACGTCGCCCGCTACCTCCGCAAGTTCGACGCGTGGAACGTGAAGACCGTTCTGCGGGGCATCTACTCGGACACCGAGCGCGAAGCCGTCGCCGACGACCTCATCCGCGCCGGCGAGTTCGACGACCGGCTGCTCGACCGGCTCCTGGACGCGGGGAGCATCGAGGAGGCCGTCGAGGTGCTCGATCGGACCGTCTTCGGCGACTCGCTCGCGGCCGCGCTCGACGACTACAAGTCGTCTGGCGTGCTGGTGCCGCTGGAGAACGCGGTCGACCGCGCGTACTACGAACTGCTCCGCACGGACGACCTCTCCGGCGAGGCGCTGTCGGAGTACCGCGAGTTCCTCGAGGCGGAGATCGACTTCCGCAACGCGATCAACGCCCTGCGGCTGGCCCGCTCGGGCGCCGACCTGAACCCCTCGCAGTACTTCATCGAGGGCGGCGTCCTGTTCTCGGCGTCCGAGCTCCGCCAGCTCGCGTCCAACACCGACGAACTGATCGCCCGTATCCGCGAGTCGCGGTACGGCGAGCAGCTCTCGGACGCGTTGACCGAGCTCGAGGAGGCCGAGAGCCTCATCGGGTTCGAGCACGCGCTGGAGGCGGCGCTGTTGGAGTACGCGGACTCGCTCGGGCTGGTCCACCCGCTGTCGGTGACACCCGTCGTGTCGTACGTGCTCGCGAAGGAGCGCGAGGTCGACAACATCCGCGCCATCGCGCGCGGGAAGGAGGCCGGCCTCGGCCCCGAGGAGATCGAATCCGAGCTGGTGATCCTATGAGTCAGGAGATCGCGGTAATCGGCAGCCCCGAGTTCACCACCGGCTTCCGGCTCGCCGGCGTCCGAAAGTGTGCGAACGTCCCCGAGGACGAGAAGGACGACCGCCTCGACGAGGCCGTCGAGGAGACGCTCGCGGACGACGACGTCGGCATCGTCGTGATGCGCGACGCTGACCTCGACCACCTCTCGCGGACCGTCCGCAGGGACGTGGAGGGGAGCGTGGAACCGGTACTGGTCACGCTCGGCGGCGGCGCCGGGAGCGGCCTACGCGAACAGATCAAGAGAGCCATCGGGATCGACCTGATGGACGAGGACGAGTGAACACATGAGTCAGGCAACCGAAACCGAGACGACCGAAGGAACCGGACGCATCAAGAGCGTGAGCGGCCCGGTCGTGAAGGCCGTCGATCTCGACGCCCGGATGAACGACGTCGTCTACGTGGGCGACGAAGGGCTGATGGGCGAGGTCATCGAGATCGAGGGCGACGTCACGACCATTCAGGTGTACGAGGAGACTTCCGGGGTTGCCCCCGGCGAGCCCGTCGAGAACACGGGCGAACCCCTCTCCGTCGACCTGGGCCCCGGCATGCTGGACGCCATCTACGACGGCGTGCAGCGCCCGCTCGACGTGCTGGAGGAGAAGATGGACAGCGCGTTCCTCGACCGCGGGGTCGACGCGCCCGGCATCGACCTGGAGAAGGAGTGGGAGTTCACTCCCGAGGTCGAGGCCGGCGACAGCGTCGAACCCGGCGACATCGTCGGCGTCGTGCCCGAGACGGTCACCATCGACCACAAGGTCATGGTGCCGCCGGACTACGAGGGCGGCGTCGTCGAGAGCGCCGAGGAGGGCGAGTTCACCGTCGACGACCCCGTCGTCACGCTGGAGAACGGCGAGGAGATCGCGATGCGCCAGGAGTGGCCGGTGCGCGAGCAGCGCCCGACCGTCGAGAAGCGCACCCCGCGCACCCCGCTGGTGTCGGGCCAGCGCATCCTCGACGGCCTCTTCCCCATCGCCAAGGGCGGTACCGCGGCGATCCCGGGGCCGTTCGGCTCCGGAAAGACGGTCACCCAGCACAGCCTCGCCAAGTTCGCCGACGCCGACATCGTCGTGTACGTCGGCTGCGGCGAGCGCGGCAACGAGATGACCGAGGTCATCGAGGACTTCCCCGAGCTGGAGGACCCGAAGACGGGCAACTCGCTGATGGCCCGCACCTCGCTCATCGCGAACACCTCGAACATGCCCGTCGCCGCCCGCGAGTCGTGCGTATACACCGGCATCACCATCGCCGAATACTACCGCGACATGGGCTACGACGTGGCGCTCATGGCCGACTCCACCTCGCGGTGGGCGGAGGCCATGCGCGAGATCTCCTCCCGGCTGGAGGAGATGCCCGGCGAGGAGGGGTACCCCGCGTACCTCGCCGCGCGCCTCGCGGAGTTCTACGAGCGCGCCGGCTACTTCGAGAACCTCAACGGCACCGAGGGCTCCGTGTCGGCGATCGGCGCGGTCAGCCCGCCCGGCGGCGACTTCTCCGAGCCGGTCACCCAGAACACGCTGCGTATCGTGAAGACGTTCTGGGCGCTGGACGCCGACCTCGCCGAGCGTCGGCACTTCCCGGCGATCAACTGGAACGAGTCGTACTCGCTGTACCAGGACCAGCTCGACCCCTGGTTCAAGGAGAACGTCGCCGAGGACTGGCCGGAGAAGCGCCAGTGGGCGGTCGACGTGCTCGACGAGGAGGGCGAGCTCCAGGAGATCGTCCAGCTCGTCGGGAAGGACGCCCTGCCGGAGGACCAGCAGCTCACCCTCGAGATCGCGCGCTACCTGCGTGAGGGGTACCTCCAGCAGAACGCCTTCATCGACGTGGACATGTACTGTCCGCCCGAGAAGACGTACGCGATCCTCTCGACGATCCAGACGTACAACGACGAGGCGTTCGACGCGCTCGACGCCGGCGTCCCGATCGAGGACATCACG
Protein-coding sequences here:
- a CDS encoding V-type ATP synthase subunit I encodes the protein MLRPERMSKVSVTGSKAYMESVIEAVHELNLLHVTEYGGGWEGFVQGNPQSGAEDAADKLVTVRSLKSMLGVEDDEAGPTRVLDDDELTGELEELREEVNALDDRRDEIRSQLRSVEERIEAVEPFAELGIDLDLLQGYDFLQVAVGEGDRDAVERAVLDAPGLTEYQVFGDDVIAVFARPERDADESALTDALVSAEFAAHEVPDVEGDSVSPEAYVDDLESQRQSLESDLESVEAEIEAVRADAAGFLLAAEEKLAIEVQKSEAPLSYATTRNAFVAEGWIPTDSYTEFKSAVQDAIGSHVEIEEIERASFGADGEVQVREDVPPAVEDAGPEEGAEATADGESEQRRAVADGGGSVVMRNDDPPVVQDNPGLVSPFEVLVQAVGRPNYREFDPSVILFLTFPAFFGFMIGDLGYGILYTAIGYFLYSNFDSKAFKSMGGVTIAAGLFTAVFGVFYGEFFGLHVISTYFWEGVVGLSSAPIHKGLQPADIYWAQAWLVVSTVVALFHLNIGYVFGFLEELEFHGAKAAITEKGSWLLGMNGLWLFVFSRLYEAKKPAFIFTVFDGSGAAPEASGEFASTAFALGFNGFSPTVGMLGLGLFALGALLLVLGAPAEILEIFDVLVNVLSYTRIAAVLLAKAGMAFVVNLLFFGAYQTADGEFHFMLTHGPEYYAAEYGREAIMFGGLVHGGAAALVGGLVILVLGHLLVLALGVTSAGLQAVRLEYYEFFSKFFEGGGTEYEPFGSERRFTVNE
- a CDS encoding F0F1 ATP synthase subunit C translates to MLEIAPELANVVLQEGSNAPAIPSASAAALAVGLAAFGAGYAERGIGSAAVGAVAEDEDLFVTGLIFTVLPETLVILALVTIFLV
- a CDS encoding V-type ATP synthase subunit E, with product MSLETVVEDIRDEAHARAEDIREEAEERAQEIVAEAEEEAESIVEEREQAVERQIEQEREQTLSAAKLEAKQQRLEARRDVLADVRERTEAAIADLEGEEREELTRALLDAAAPEFDDGETVSVYGRADDEDLLTDVLDDYDGWSYAGERECLGGVVVESEESRVRVNNTFDSVLEAVWEDNLKELSDRLFDDE
- a CDS encoding V-type ATP synthase subunit C, which translates into the protein MSSRAGTSNPEYVNARVRSRRASLFEEDDYRKLVRMSPAEIARFMEESPAYEEEINALGSRFSGVDLIEYALNASLADDFEDILRWCEGELYGHVARYLRKFDAWNVKTVLRGIYSDTEREAVADDLIRAGEFDDRLLDRLLDAGSIEEAVEVLDRTVFGDSLAAALDDYKSSGVLVPLENAVDRAYYELLRTDDLSGEALSEYREFLEAEIDFRNAINALRLARSGADLNPSQYFIEGGVLFSASELRQLASNTDELIARIRESRYGEQLSDALTELEEAESLIGFEHALEAALLEYADSLGLVHPLSVTPVVSYVLAKEREVDNIRAIARGKEAGLGPEEIESELVIL
- a CDS encoding V-type ATP synthase subunit F; this encodes MSQEIAVIGSPEFTTGFRLAGVRKCANVPEDEKDDRLDEAVEETLADDDVGIVVMRDADLDHLSRTVRRDVEGSVEPVLVTLGGGAGSGLREQIKRAIGIDLMDEDE
- a CDS encoding ATP synthase subunit A produces the protein MSQATETETTEGTGRIKSVSGPVVKAVDLDARMNDVVYVGDEGLMGEVIEIEGDVTTIQVYEETSGVAPGEPVENTGEPLSVDLGPGMLDAIYDGVQRPLDVLEEKMDSAFLDRGVDAPGIDLEKEWEFTPEVEAGDSVEPGDIVGVVPETVTIDHKVMVPPDYEGGVVESAEEGEFTVDDPVVTLENGEEIAMRQEWPVREQRPTVEKRTPRTPLVSGQRILDGLFPIAKGGTAAIPGPFGSGKTVTQHSLAKFADADIVVYVGCGERGNEMTEVIEDFPELEDPKTGNSLMARTSLIANTSNMPVAARESCVYTGITIAEYYRDMGYDVALMADSTSRWAEAMREISSRLEEMPGEEGYPAYLAARLAEFYERAGYFENLNGTEGSVSAIGAVSPPGGDFSEPVTQNTLRIVKTFWALDADLAERRHFPAINWNESYSLYQDQLDPWFKENVAEDWPEKRQWAVDVLDEEGELQEIVQLVGKDALPEDQQLTLEIARYLREGYLQQNAFIDVDMYCPPEKTYAILSTIQTYNDEAFDALDAGVPIEDITSIDAAPKLNRIATQEDWEEFVEELQADITEQLRSLY